GGATCTGGCTGATGCCCACCGTGGCCAACACCCCAAGCTCGGCGGCGCGAATGCGTACCCCGGAGCAAAGCACTGTATCACCCGCCTTAAGTTCTTCGCCGCGGCGGCGCACATGCTCACCGGTGGCCCTGGGCGCCTTGATATGGATCTGCTCGCCCTCGGCGCGGGTTTCTTCCTGCATCTGCACAGTGTCGAGGCCTGCCGGAATCGGCGCGCCTGTCATGATGCGGACACAGTCACCGGCGGCCAGTTGGCCCTTAAAGGGATGGCCTGCGAAGGACTGGCCCTTGAGGGTCAGTACCCCATTGAATGCCTCGAGATCCCCAAAGCGGAAGGCGTATCCGTCCATGGCGGAATTATCGAATGGGGGCAAGTCCAGCTGGCTCTTCAAGTCTTCGGCCAATACCCGTCCCAGGGCGTGGTTCAGGGTAACCACCTCGGTATCCGAAATGGTATTCACCTGCTCGAGCAGTTTCTTGATGGCCTCATCCGGATGCATGAGTTCGGGTTTGCTGCATGGGTCTTGGCTGGGCATTCAGGCTCCCTGGGATTGGTTTGCTTGGATGTAAGGCAGCCATTATGCCATGGCATGGCGGGGTAACTGTATGATCCAGACAGGCAAAAAGTGTGAATTGGCTCACCTTTGCCTGTCTGGGTAGGTGAAAATTGGGCTATTTGGCGCTGGCCGTGGCCTGGGCTGCTGCCTGCTGCACGGAGAGTTTCATGCCGTCGGTCAGGGTCTCGGCGCCGCGAATTACCACGGTATCACCGGCGCTGAGTTCGCCCCGCACCGCTATCCAGGGGCCTTCACCGTCTCCCAGGGTCACGGAAATACGCTCGGCGGTCTGCTCGGGGGTAACCCGAAACACACTCGCGCCGCTGGAGCGCAGTACCAGCGCGTCTCTGGGCACCAGAGTGGTTAAGGTCGCCGGTGCAATCGGCAGGGCCATGGACACCAGTTCACCTATGTTGATTTCCCGGGCCATGTCCTCAGGCAGGTCGAGGCGGGCCTCAAAGGTTTGGCTGCGCACATCCGATACGGGTATCAGGGTACGGATGCGGGCACTGAATTCGCCGTTGCTGTGATACACCTTGAGCTCATCTCCGGCATTCACCCTGCGGCTGTGTTTCAGGGGGGCATGGAGTCTTATTTCCAGATGGTCGGGGTCTGTGATGGTCAGTACCGGCTCGGCTGGGCCTACATCTTCACCCGCCTGATGACTGCGGGCGATAACAATGCCGCCGAAGGGCGCCTTAAGCTGGGTGCGGGCGAGATTATCACGGATGATATCCAGCCTGACTTTGGCCAGCTCCAGGCTGCTTTTGGCCAGATCCCGCTCGGAACGGGTATCGTCGATTTCGGTGCGTGAAATACTTTGGCTGGCCGCCAGACGTTCCAGTCGGGTCAGATTCCGCTCAAGGCGCGCCAGTGCGATTTCTTCCCGATTGACCAGTGCCTGTTGTTCGGCCAGTTGCAGCGTCAGCGGCGTGGCATCCAAACGGGCAACTACCTCACCTGCTGCGACCCGGGTTCCGGCTTCCTGCACCCACTCGAGCTTACCGGTAACGCCCGTGGTCAGCTGGGCCAGACTGCGGCTGTGCACTGTACCCACCACCATGAGTTTGGGTGACAGGGGGCGCTGTTCCACCGTGGCCACCCCGACGGAACGCGCATCTGTTGCCAGCACCTGATTACTGAGGAGCAGCGCCAATGCCAGCAGGGAAGTTTTAAAATAAGTCATTGAGTTACCTCTTGTGTCAGGGCTTTGGTGCTGGTGGCCTGGGTGGCAGTAAGACGAAGCAGGCTGGGCATGAGAACGAGGGTGAAGAGGGCGCTGAAGGTCATGCCGCCCACAATCACGGCGGCGAGACCTCGATAGATTTCACTGCCCACGCCTGGGACCAGCATCAGGGGCAGCATGCCGAAAATGCTGGTGAGGGTACTCATGTACACGGGGCGTGCACGGGTGGCGACGGCCTGGTAGATGGCATCGTCCAGCGACAGGCCTTCACGGCTGCCCTGACGGGTTTGGTCCACCAACAGGATGGCGTTATTGACCACTAATCCCAGCAATATGATAAAGCCAATCATGGTGAGCAAATCCAGGCTCTGGAAGCTGAAGAGATTCAGCAGTCGCAGGCTCAATACACCGCCGCAGATTGCCATGGGCATGGAGAGGATCACCAACAGGCTGTCCTTCACGGATTTGAACAGGGCTGCCATCAACAAAAACAGGATAACCACAGCCATCAGGAAGTTGGTGCCCATTTGCATGATGGTGTGGCTTAAGCGGTCCGCGGTGCCTCGAAACGCCAGCGAGCCGTCGGCGGGCAGCAGGGCGCGGATCTCATCCAGGGTGCCGCCATTGAGCTGCTCCATGGCTTCATCCATGGACAGATTCTGGGGCGGGATCACCAGCAGCGAGATGGCCCGGCGTCCATTGACCCGCTGCAACTGGGTGGGGCCCACGGTGCGCTGAATGGTGGCAAGTTCGCCTATGGTCTGCACGCCTGCTCCCTGGGTGTAAACCGGTGTGGCGGCAAGTTGCTCCGGGTATTGCCACTCGGGGCCCTTGAGCAGCACATCCATACGCTCGTTGCCGTCGAAATACTCGCCCACCCACAGGCCCGAGGTGTAGGCGCGGATGGCGTTGGCAATTTGGGTGCGATCCGCCCCGGCCTGGGCAAGTCTATGCTCGTCCGGGATGAGCTGCAGCTCGGGCTGCGCCAGACTCAACCCCGGAATGGGGCGTACCACGGCGCCGGGCATGGCATTGTTGATCAGGGGCATGGCCGCCGACGCCACCGACATCAGCTGCTCCATATCCGGCCCAATCAGGTCGATATTGATGGCGCGGCCGCCGTTAAAGCCAAAGTTGAGCAGGGTGCTGCGATTGGGGAACGCCTGGGTGTCCGGCAGATCCTTGAGGATTTCGTTATTCAGCAGCCCCAGCATCTCATCGATACGGGTCGGGTCCTCCGGGTAGATAAAGAGCACGTTGAATGCGCCGAAAACCGAGAAGTTATAGCCCTTGATATACGGTTGTTTTTCCTTGTCGTAATAGGGTTTCAGCCTGCTGATAAGGCGGGTGCCCAGTTCGGCTTCCATGGCATCAATGTTGGCACCGGGAGGGAGAGAGAAAAAGGTAAAAATGCCGTCACCACTGGCCTGGGGTAAAAAATCGACCCTGGGCATCAGCAGCAGGCTCAGGGCGCTCGTGCCCACAATCAGCAGCGCACACCAGAAGGCCGCAAGCTTGCGGGTGAGGGTAAGGCGTTTGACCCAGGCGCTCAGCGGCTGCCAATAGTCTTTGCCGCTTTGCTGAGTATCGGTTTTCAGCCACAGCATGTTCAGCATGGGGATAACGCTGATGGCGCTGATAAAAGACGACACCACGGCCACCGAGAGGGTCAGTGCCAAATCCGAAAAGAGCTGCCCCTCAACGCCGGGCATAAAGAGTACCGGCAAAAAGATGGCCACTGTGGTGGCGGTGGAGGCCAGCAGCGCACCTTTCACCTGTGCCGTGCCCGTGAGTACCGCCTGAGCCAGCGCCATACCCTGATGCCGCAGCCTGACGATATTTTCCTGTACTATGATGGCCGCATCCAGTACCAGGCCCAC
This sequence is a window from Shewanella zhangzhouensis. Protein-coding genes within it:
- a CDS encoding efflux RND transporter periplasmic adaptor subunit, whose protein sequence is MTYFKTSLLALALLLSNQVLATDARSVGVATVEQRPLSPKLMVVGTVHSRSLAQLTTGVTGKLEWVQEAGTRVAAGEVVARLDATPLTLQLAEQQALVNREEIALARLERNLTRLERLAASQSISRTEIDDTRSERDLAKSSLELAKVRLDIIRDNLARTQLKAPFGGIVIARSHQAGEDVGPAEPVLTITDPDHLEIRLHAPLKHSRRVNAGDELKVYHSNGEFSARIRTLIPVSDVRSQTFEARLDLPEDMAREINIGELVSMALPIAPATLTTLVPRDALVLRSSGASVFRVTPEQTAERISVTLGDGEGPWIAVRGELSAGDTVVIRGAETLTDGMKLSVQQAAAQATASAK
- a CDS encoding efflux RND transporter permease subunit, with translation MNLTHSSTQNPAATTVALMLILMFGLLAIAKLPIQLLPNIEQPQISVFNNWRAAAPQEMESNIIEPQENVLRQVPGVQEMTSNISQGFGGITLTFEVGTNMQEAMINVINSLNQTPPRPLDAGEPFINVGGGNGGTPNLASLLIYTLPDNPQTDLSQYQKLIDDLVEPRLRQITGIGAVQLQSELPKELHIEFDPFRAAALGITLDQLRSTISRAADISGGTAKVGRREYTVRFAGQYRPETLGQLIVAYNAGRPVYLHELADIRVTTAEQRGFTKRNGYPAYYITLEGTFDANTVEALDGVNQAIKDLNRDVLNPRGLTLELSFDASVHIKRAILLVKGNLGIGVLLALLILYGFLRDIRATLMIGITIPLALLIAFITLEAMGRTLNIISLAGLAFAVGLVLDAAIIVQENIVRLRHQGMALAQAVLTGTAQVKGALLASTATTVAIFLPVLFMPGVEGQLFSDLALTLSVAVVSSFISAISVIPMLNMLWLKTDTQQSGKDYWQPLSAWVKRLTLTRKLAAFWCALLIVGTSALSLLLMPRVDFLPQASGDGIFTFFSLPPGANIDAMEAELGTRLISRLKPYYDKEKQPYIKGYNFSVFGAFNVLFIYPEDPTRIDEMLGLLNNEILKDLPDTQAFPNRSTLLNFGFNGGRAINIDLIGPDMEQLMSVASAAMPLINNAMPGAVVRPIPGLSLAQPELQLIPDEHRLAQAGADRTQIANAIRAYTSGLWVGEYFDGNERMDVLLKGPEWQYPEQLAATPVYTQGAGVQTIGELATIQRTVGPTQLQRVNGRRAISLLVIPPQNLSMDEAMEQLNGGTLDEIRALLPADGSLAFRGTADRLSHTIMQMGTNFLMAVVILFLLMAALFKSVKDSLLVILSMPMAICGGVLSLRLLNLFSFQSLDLLTMIGFIILLGLVVNNAILLVDQTRQGSREGLSLDDAIYQAVATRARPVYMSTLTSIFGMLPLMLVPGVGSEIYRGLAAVIVGGMTFSALFTLVLMPSLLRLTATQATSTKALTQEVTQ